The Streptomyces sp. NL15-2K genome contains a region encoding:
- a CDS encoding carboxyl transferase domain-containing protein, with protein MEQAPELTSAADPASEAWRANEQAHLALVEELHAKLTAARLGGGEKARARHTARGKLLPRDRVDGLLDPGSPFLELAPLAADGMYDGQAPAAGVIAGIGRVSGRECVVVANDATVKGGTYYPMTVKKHLRAQEVALENRLPCVYLVDSGGAFLPMQDEVFPDREHFGRIFYNQARMSGAGIPQIAAVLGSCTAGGAYVPAMSDEAVIVRNQGTIFLGGPPLVKAATGEVVTAEELGGGDVHARVSGVTDHLAEDDAHALRIVRTIAAALPARGPLPWEVTPSTEPKVDPYGLYGAVPVDSRTPYDVREIIARVVDGSRFAEFKAEFGQTLVTGFARIHGHPVGIVGNNGILFSESAQKGAHFIELCDQRGIPLVFLQNISGFMVGKDYEAGGIAKHGAKMVTAVACTRVPKLTVVVGGSYGAGNYSMCGRAYSPRFLWMWPNAKISVMGGEQAASVLATVKRDQLEARGEAWPAQDEEAFKAPIRAQYERQGNAYYATARLWDDGVIDPLETRQVLGLALTACANAPLGEPQFGVFRM; from the coding sequence ATGGAGCAGGCACCGGAGCTGACGAGCGCGGCAGACCCCGCGTCGGAGGCCTGGCGGGCCAACGAACAGGCCCACCTGGCACTCGTCGAGGAGCTGCACGCCAAGCTCACCGCCGCCCGGCTCGGCGGTGGGGAGAAGGCGCGGGCCCGGCACACCGCGCGCGGGAAGCTGCTGCCGCGGGACAGGGTCGACGGCCTCCTCGACCCCGGCTCGCCGTTCCTGGAGCTGGCTCCCCTCGCCGCCGACGGGATGTACGACGGGCAGGCCCCGGCCGCCGGGGTCATCGCCGGGATCGGACGCGTGAGCGGGCGGGAGTGCGTCGTCGTCGCCAATGACGCGACCGTCAAGGGTGGCACGTACTACCCGATGACGGTGAAGAAGCACCTGCGCGCGCAGGAAGTGGCCCTCGAGAACCGCCTGCCGTGCGTCTACCTCGTCGACTCCGGCGGCGCCTTCCTGCCGATGCAGGACGAGGTCTTCCCCGACCGGGAGCACTTCGGGCGGATCTTCTACAACCAGGCCCGGATGTCCGGCGCCGGGATCCCGCAGATCGCCGCCGTGCTCGGTTCCTGCACCGCGGGAGGGGCGTACGTGCCGGCCATGAGCGACGAGGCCGTCATCGTCCGCAACCAGGGGACGATCTTCCTCGGCGGGCCTCCCCTGGTGAAGGCCGCCACCGGCGAGGTCGTCACCGCGGAGGAGCTCGGCGGCGGAGACGTGCACGCGCGCGTGTCCGGCGTCACCGACCACCTCGCGGAGGACGACGCGCACGCCCTGCGCATCGTGCGGACCATCGCCGCCGCCCTCCCCGCGCGCGGGCCGCTCCCCTGGGAGGTCACGCCTTCCACAGAGCCCAAGGTGGACCCGTACGGGCTGTACGGCGCCGTGCCCGTCGACTCCCGCACCCCCTACGACGTACGCGAGATCATCGCGCGCGTGGTCGACGGCTCCCGTTTCGCCGAGTTCAAGGCCGAGTTCGGGCAGACCCTCGTCACCGGCTTCGCCCGGATCCACGGCCACCCGGTCGGAATCGTCGGCAACAACGGCATCCTGTTCTCCGAGTCCGCCCAGAAGGGCGCCCACTTCATCGAGCTGTGCGACCAGCGCGGCATCCCGCTGGTGTTCCTGCAGAACATCTCCGGCTTCATGGTCGGCAAGGACTACGAGGCCGGCGGCATCGCCAAGCACGGCGCCAAGATGGTGACGGCCGTCGCCTGCACGCGCGTGCCCAAGCTGACCGTCGTGGTCGGCGGGTCGTACGGCGCGGGGAACTACTCCATGTGCGGGCGGGCCTACTCCCCCCGCTTCCTGTGGATGTGGCCGAACGCCAAGATCTCCGTCATGGGCGGCGAGCAGGCCGCGTCCGTCCTCGCGACGGTCAAGCGGGACCAGCTGGAGGCCCGCGGGGAGGCTTGGCCCGCGCAGGACGAGGAGGCGTTCAAGGCGCCGATCCGCGCGCAGTACGAGCGCCAGGGGAACGCCTATTACGCCACCGCCCGCCTGTGGGACGACGGGGTCATCGACCCGCTGGAGACC
- the tesB gene encoding acyl-CoA thioesterase II, with protein MSQALQSLLDLLDLEQIEENIFRGRSRAAVVPRVFGGQVAAQALVAAGRTVPADRLAHSLHAYFLRPGDPGAPIVYTVDRIRDGRSFTTRRVVAVQHGQPIFHLSASFQTYEDGLDHQTPMPPAPDPATLPTTEEQVRGYDHLAPEVVEKFIEAREAIDLRYVDEPPYGAFGEPREPHSQVWFRTNGKLADDPLLHVVLATYVSDMTLLDSVLLAHGRGGWAVGDVVGASLDHAMWFHRPFRADEWLLYDQESPSAYGGRGLGQARIYTQDGRLAISVIQEGVVRVPR; from the coding sequence ATGAGCCAAGCACTACAGAGTCTCCTCGATCTGCTCGACCTGGAGCAGATCGAGGAGAACATCTTCCGCGGCCGGTCCCGGGCCGCCGTCGTCCCGCGCGTCTTCGGCGGCCAGGTCGCGGCACAGGCGCTCGTCGCCGCGGGGCGGACGGTCCCCGCGGACCGGCTCGCCCACTCCCTCCACGCGTACTTCCTGCGCCCCGGCGACCCCGGCGCGCCCATCGTGTACACCGTGGACCGCATCCGCGACGGACGCTCCTTCACCACCCGCCGGGTCGTCGCCGTCCAGCACGGACAGCCGATCTTCCACCTGTCCGCGTCCTTCCAGACGTACGAGGACGGCCTGGACCACCAGACCCCGATGCCGCCCGCACCCGACCCGGCCACGCTGCCCACCACCGAGGAGCAGGTGCGCGGCTACGACCATCTCGCCCCCGAGGTCGTCGAGAAGTTCATCGAGGCGCGCGAGGCGATCGACCTGCGGTACGTCGACGAGCCGCCGTACGGCGCCTTCGGCGAGCCGCGCGAGCCGCACTCCCAGGTGTGGTTCCGTACCAACGGCAAACTCGCGGACGACCCGCTCCTGCACGTCGTCCTCGCCACGTACGTCTCCGACATGACGCTCCTCGACTCCGTCCTGCTCGCGCACGGCCGGGGCGGCTGGGCCGTCGGTGACGTCGTCGGGGCCTCCCTCGACCACGCGATGTGGTTCCACCGCCCGTTCCGCGCCGACGAATGGCTCCTGTACGACCAGGAGTCACCGTCCGCGTACGGCGGGCGTGGCCTCGGCCAGGCCCGCATCTACACGCAGGACGGCCGGCTCGCGATCTCGGTGATCCAGGAGGGCGTGGTGCGCGTCCCGCGCTGA
- a CDS encoding TetR/AcrR family transcriptional regulator — protein sequence MATRTDAPTRREQILKEAARLFAERGFHGVGVDEIGAAVGISGPGLYRHFPGKDAMLAELLVGISGQLLTGAKRRLQEADGVGPEEVLDSLIEGHIDFAIDDRPLITLHDRELDRLRDSDRKLVRQLQRQYVELWVGVVREVYPGLTEPAARSAVHSVFGLLNSTPHLGRAGSLPGRGATAELLHRMARGAFGAAVAQE from the coding sequence ATGGCCACCAGAACCGACGCCCCCACCCGTCGCGAACAGATCCTCAAGGAGGCCGCGCGGCTCTTCGCCGAACGCGGGTTCCACGGCGTCGGCGTGGACGAGATAGGCGCCGCGGTCGGCATCAGCGGCCCCGGCCTCTACCGCCACTTCCCCGGCAAGGACGCGATGCTCGCCGAGCTGCTGGTCGGCATCAGCGGTCAGCTGCTGACCGGCGCGAAACGCCGCCTCCAGGAGGCGGACGGAGTGGGTCCGGAGGAGGTCCTCGACTCGCTCATCGAGGGTCACATCGACTTCGCGATCGACGACCGTCCCCTCATCACCCTGCACGACCGCGAGCTGGACCGCCTGCGGGACAGCGACCGCAAGCTGGTACGGCAGCTGCAGCGGCAGTACGTCGAGCTGTGGGTGGGGGTGGTCCGGGAGGTGTATCCGGGCCTGACCGAGCCCGCGGCGCGGTCGGCGGTGCACTCGGTTTTCGGCCTGCTGAACTCGACGCCGCATCTGGGGCGGGCGGGGTCGCTGCCGGGGCGGGGGGCCACGGCGGAGTTGCTGCATCGGATGGCTCGGGGGGCGTTCGGGGCGGCGGTCGCCCAGGAGTGA
- a CDS encoding acyl-CoA dehydrogenase family protein gives MRRTVFNEDHEAFRETLRAFIEAEVVPVYDEWFAAGQAPRDFYYKLAELGVFGIRVDEEYGGAGIDSYKFEAVMYEETARAGVSFGGSGVHVLLGLPYIKMLATDEQKKRYLPKFVSGEEMWALAMTEPGTGSDLAGMKTTAKLSEDGTHYVLNGAKTFITGGVHADRVIVCARTAAPTAEDRRHGISLFAVDTKSEGYSIGRKLDKLGLKTSDTAELAFVDVKVPAEDLLGEENKGFSYLGHNLASERWGIAFGAYAQAKAAVRFAKEYVQERTVFGKPVAAFQNTKFELAACQAEVDAAEAVADRALEALDAGELTPAEAASAKLFCTEVAHRVIDRCLQLHGGYGFMNEYPIARLYADNRVNRIYGGTSEIMKTIIAKDMGL, from the coding sequence GTGCGCCGTACGGTGTTCAACGAGGATCACGAGGCGTTCCGGGAGACCCTCCGGGCCTTCATCGAGGCCGAGGTCGTCCCGGTCTACGACGAGTGGTTCGCCGCCGGCCAGGCGCCGCGCGACTTCTACTACAAGCTCGCCGAGCTCGGCGTCTTCGGCATCCGCGTCGACGAGGAGTACGGCGGCGCCGGCATCGACTCCTACAAGTTCGAGGCCGTGATGTACGAGGAGACCGCCCGCGCGGGCGTCTCCTTCGGCGGCTCCGGCGTGCACGTGCTGCTCGGCCTGCCGTACATCAAGATGCTCGCCACCGACGAGCAGAAGAAGCGCTACCTGCCGAAGTTCGTCTCCGGTGAGGAGATGTGGGCCCTCGCGATGACCGAGCCGGGCACCGGTTCCGACCTCGCGGGCATGAAGACCACCGCGAAGCTCTCCGAGGACGGCACGCACTACGTCCTCAACGGCGCCAAGACCTTCATCACCGGCGGCGTCCACGCCGACCGCGTGATCGTGTGCGCCCGCACCGCCGCGCCCACCGCCGAGGACCGCCGCCACGGCATCTCCCTGTTCGCCGTGGACACCAAGTCCGAGGGCTACTCCATCGGCCGCAAGCTCGACAAGCTCGGCCTGAAGACCTCCGACACCGCCGAGCTCGCCTTCGTCGACGTCAAGGTGCCCGCCGAGGACCTCCTCGGCGAGGAGAACAAGGGCTTCTCCTACCTCGGCCACAACCTCGCCTCCGAGCGCTGGGGCATCGCCTTCGGCGCCTACGCGCAGGCCAAGGCCGCCGTCCGGTTCGCCAAGGAGTACGTGCAGGAGCGCACCGTCTTCGGCAAGCCCGTCGCGGCCTTCCAGAACACCAAGTTCGAGCTGGCCGCCTGCCAGGCCGAGGTGGACGCCGCCGAGGCGGTCGCCGACCGCGCGCTCGAAGCCCTCGACGCGGGCGAGCTGACCCCCGCCGAGGCCGCCAGCGCCAAGCTGTTCTGCACCGAGGTCGCGCACCGCGTGATCGACCGCTGCCTCCAGCTGCACGGTGGCTACGGCTTCATGAACGAGTACCCGATCGCCCGCCTGTACGCGGACAACCGCGTCAACCGCATCTACGGCGGCACCAGCGAGATCATGAAGACGATCATCGCGAAGGACATGGGCCTGTAA